One window of the Dermacentor andersoni chromosome 10, qqDerAnde1_hic_scaffold, whole genome shotgun sequence genome contains the following:
- the LOC126519258 gene encoding uncharacterized protein translates to MLAPWQRLDAVKTFVFPALNFAMRCGSLGKAEWSRLDTLRPLIKRTLYLPANAANDYLYGSSAAGAIGIPVAAEVSDICRIDNAFKLLSSADTEVQDLALQALTVVTCKRLRRIAEPGDMDAYLSGETEGDFRATATQLQSVWTEARKASRRLGVTWEFEQDGPRISRGDITLGPRKRTKVVKTLRTALANARDHDLHQKPSQGKVMECVAADRSSSHFVRTGQFTRFADWRFVHRARLNVVPLNAARPWATAVDQRCRICGGQPETLPHVLCHCMTHSQAYTNRHNQIVNRVKAAASAKFTVTHENRPVGNTNLRPDLVLCRGEEAIIIDVTCPFENRPAALNAARQGKEEKYQPVREYLLRKFQKVTVEAIIVGALGSWDPRNDRIMRRFCSRKYLRLFKKLAVSETIAASRDIYAAHIAAK, encoded by the coding sequence ATGCTCGCCCCGTGGCAGAGATTGGACGCCGTTAAAACATTTGTATTTCCGGCGCTCAACTTTGCCATGAGGTGTGGCTCCCTTGGTAAGGCAGAGTGGTCTCGCCTGGACACGCTTCGCCCACTCATCAAGCGGACCCTCTACCTGCCTGCCAACGCTGCTAACGACTACCTATACGGTAGCTCCGCAGCGGGTGCCATTGGCATTCCTGTGGCGGCAGAAGTCAGTGACATCTGCAGAATTGACAATGCTTTCAAACTTCTTTCCTCTGCAGACACTGAAGTCCAGGACCTGGCACTGCAGGCGCTGACCGTCGTGACATGCAAAAGGCTGAGGCGCATTGCAGAACCGGGTGACATGGACGCCTACCTGAGCGGCGAGACTGAGGGTGACTTCCGGGCCACGGCGACGCAGCTCCAGTCCGTGTGGACGGAGGCCCGCAAGGCTTCTCGGCGTCTTGGTGTCACCTGGGAATTCGAACAAGACGGCCCCCGTATCTCCAGGGGTGACATAACACTTGGCCCGAGGAAGCGTACTAAGGTGGTGAAGACACTCCGGACGGCACTGGCAAACGCACGAGATCACGATCTCCACCAAAAACCCAGTCAGGGGAAAGTGATGGAGTGCGTTGCCGCCGACCGGAGCAGTTCCCACTTTGTACGTACCGGCCAATTCACGAGGTTTGCCGACTGGCGTTTCGTTCACCGGGCCCGACTCAATGTCGTTCCCCTGAACGCAGCGAGGCCATGGGCTACGGCCGTGGACCAACGGTGTAGGATTTGTGGCGGTCAACCAGAGACCTTGCCACATGTCCTGTGTCACTGCATGACTCACAGTCAAGCATACACCAACCGCCACAACCAGATCGTGAACCGAGTGAAAGCCGCTGCCTCCGCCAAGTTCACTGTCACCCACGAGAATCGACCAGTAGGTAATACTAATCTCCGTCCTGACCTTGTGCTTTGCAGGGGCGAGGAGGCGATCATCATCGATGTAACCTGCCCGTTCGAGAACCGGCCTGCAGCCCTGAACGCGGCCCGCCAGGGGAAGGAGGAGAAGTACCAGCCAGTCCGGGAGTACCTGCTGCGGAAATTCCAGAAAGTGACCGTGGAAGCCATCATCGTCGGAGCACTTGGATCGTGGGATCCCCGAAACGACCGGATCATGCGCCGCTTCTGCAGCCGCAAATACCTGCGGCTGTTCAAGAAACTCGCCGTGAGCGAGACAATCGCTGCATCACGAGACATCTATGCAGCGCACATCGCAGCCAAGTGA